The DNA window CGGGACAGGAGCGCAAGGcaggtgcggcagcggcgggcaggcgggcggcggcggcagcgcagcgcagagcCGTGCCTGTGCCGCGTCGCGGTctctcgtcgacggtgacAGCGGGGCTGCGTGAGGGGTGAGTGAGGCGACGAGAAGGACTGGCAGGGCTGGTGGGAGCTTCGGGAGGTCGCCTCTTATGCGGCCAGGTCGACAAGCAAGGCACGGACGGCTCCTtggtgcagcggcagcagcgtcgttCGGCACCTGGTGCTCCCGCCTGTGGCTTCGAAGCGTgagggggtggtgggcgtgcgGCCGGGCAGTCGATCGAGTGGCTGGCGGGTGCACCGGAGGCTGTGCCGCGGTATTATCCAGGAGGGATCGCGAGCGGACTGGTtactggcggcggcggcggtggtggtggtggtgctgctgctgttggcgcggccgtcgagagAGTTGATGGACGCAGGTCACGTCGTTCGAGAAGCAGAAAGCGGGGTCTGACTCTGGGGGGTGGTTTGATGAGCTGTCGGACAGTCGGAGCACATAAGGTAACTACTAACTCGGTGCCTGCCCTCGCTTCAGCtaccgcaccgcaccggAGCTGCCTCTGTCAACCGCCCCGGTACCCTTTCCGTGCCTGCCTATAGTAGCACCTTGCTTGCCTTACTTAGTAACCTTTCATTACTTGGGTGTACCAACTTAGTGCACTGGTCGcagcgcctgggccgccAATGGCGACAGGCGCAAGGTATCAAGGTGAACCCGCTGGAACCACCAGAGCTCACAGCTGAGCTATGACGCAGGCGGGGGTCAGAGCCTGTTTGGGCAGCTCCAACTCGGAAGGTGCTCCCGGTGGCCCTGCTGTACTTCGCAgctacgtacgaagtactgtacGGCCTCATCTGAGGCGACCCCATAAAACACAATACACGTACTGAGTCACTCAGCATCCGAGTTGTCGCTCgcgtaggtaggtactatCGTGTCGAGTCGTCTATTCTCTGTCGTTAGATCAACCATGGCTTTCGAAACATGTCAGACCTCATGCGGACGGGACGATACTCCCCTGTGGCTGGACGCatacacgcgcgcgcgcgcgaatGACGGGGCCAGACGTTGTCGAGTGCGTGGCGCGGCATGACGAAGCGCTTcgtggcagcagcatggGCTCGGCACACTCGGTCCAGATGCACGGATTGGACAAGCCCCAGCACGGGTGCTCCCAACGCGAACAACAAGGCCCTGCCCCCTCCACTCACCTCACCAGCGCCGAGTTGTTTCATGAATCTGAGCAGGCAGGGACGGATCTCGGTTGGGCTTTGTTGGTAACTAGCGGTGGACGCTCGTAGCCGCCGAGACGACGCCTCCAAGACAAGGTCAAGGTTGGCGCATCATTCATAGTCTCAATTGCAAGATGCACCTCCacagcccccctcccccccccttcccctaGGCTGCGTTGAAGATGTCCTGCCTGTGTTGGGGTTGCAGATCTACGATCATCCTGCTGGTGGCACAGTGAGTGCACGTTTACCTCCTCGCGCGCATCGATAACAAACAGCCACGACGAAGTACTTGATACTCTATGCATCATCCCCGggcgcagcaccaccacggaCTCTGTCATCACCCAGGCAGCATCGTGACTTGGGCGCGTGGCTAGCGAAGCGCACGCGGCTGACgcgacagcgccggcgcggccatcCACAGCACGATTCATCCCACGGCCGAGCCGGCGTAATCAGCGACGCCATACTTGGTAACCGTCTCCCACGTCGCTCACAGGTTGTAACCAAAAACACCAGACGACAAAACAGCCACAGCAGCTAGTCACTACCCGGAGCTTATGCAGGTGACGAAGCCACGTCCGAGCCGGCAaacgccgcctcggcgccccgattggcccggccccggcgctTCGCTGTCAAATGTCCCCGTGGTGCGGCATAGCAACCGCCGCTCCCGCAACGGCCCGCGCTTCCTCAACTTGATGCTTACctggcacggcacggcacagcatCGCAAGGCATGGCATCTCGGTGCTTCACGAGGCAGGCGAGATTTTACATCTGAGCTCGCATTTCGTTGACTGGCGGTTGCTGACATGGAGACATGTGTGTGCCCCCTACTTGATAAAAAAAATCACACAATTCCATACCCAACGCCTTGTGGACTGGTGGCCAACAGTCCCCCTTCCCAACGCTAGTGCCAAATACATTCCGTCTCTCAGCCCTTGGAGTCCTACGTGTAGACACTCTCCGTCCACGAGTTGACTTGAAGCCCCCGCTCCGCCATCTCGGCGTCCCGGAGGAACGCCTTTGGCATCCAGACCAGGTGACCCTGGATCTGGGACAGCTTCTCCctcgcgtcctcggccggcaTGAACTGGTCGTAGATGTGGCCCGACTTGACGCCGCGAGGCGGAAGATATCGATCATAGTCGTCAAATGTTTTGACTGTAATCGTGTAAGCATACGGCGCTTCCCGTGGCGCTATCACAGCTGGGGACACTTACTGTGGTCATCTGGGTCTGCATGAAAGAGATGGCGGAATAGGGTAGTGTTCTTGTCCGCCTGACCCGTCCATGTCGACCACAGCTCATCGCCCATGGGGTCCTCGACAAACTTGTAGCTCTCATCCTGGTCATGGATGTTGTTTTCCGGGTTAACATTAGGTGGGAGCGCGTTGATGTCCTTCTCCGGGTTGAGGTCTTGCGGAGGCAGCAGACCCATGTGCTCTCGCCACAAGAACCGGCGTAGCGTCGCCGCGTGGTAGCCGGCCTCGAAGGGCTGGCCATCCATGGTGCTAGGAATGAGCTTCGTATCCTCCATGACAATACTGAGCTCGCTGTCGTGGTTTCCGAGCTGACTGCGGTCGTTCAAGTTGCTGGATCCGCAGATGACAACACGATCGTCTGCAATGAGAAGCTTCGCATGCACGTACAGCTCCTCTTGAATCCAGTTGCGAATCTCCGACTCTTCGTCATCGTGTGCATCCCACGGCTCATCCTTGAGGGAGCCCTGGCCAGCCATGGCATGGTGCGCCACCGACGCAGCAGAAATGACCTTTTCCTCGGGCTTGGCGGCTTCGAAGCGTTCTCTGGCCTGCTGCGCATCCTTGTCGGCCTCAATCTCGGACACGGACTTTTTCTccgtcttgtccttcttcttgcccagGTGTAGTTTGCTGCCGTCCAGGCCACGATGTTCATGCTTGTTGCTTCCGTGGCCACCATCGTCAGAGCTATCGTCCTCGTATCCGTAGACTCCCTCAGACATGATTTCCTCCGCTTCGGCGCGCTGGACCTGCTGGTAGCTAACCCCAGTTTTCTTCTCCGCCTCACAGATGGCGTGCGTCTTGTTGAGGCGGTCGTACGATCGAAGGTTGAAAAAGAAGATGTGCTCGTCAGGGTCAACGCCCTGCGCCCTAACCTGCTCAAAGATGGAGTGCTCTCCGCGGCAGATCGATTTGTACTGATAGTCCATGATAGCTCTGGTGCCCGAGGCTGCGTTTTCACGAAGATCGCCCGCAAATCCAGGAATTGCAGGGATGATGACAATGACGCGAAATTTGCGCTTCTCCTTGCCCGCTTTGACGACAGCATCGACGATGGCCTTTCCAATAGTGTTGTGAATGGGCGACTGCTGATCGCCCGTGGCGGTGATGAAGAATTGGTTCTCAATGTACACGTAGTGCTTGGCGTTGCGGATGACCTCGCAGTAGGCGTTTTGGATGGAGTGATCGGTCAGAATGCCGCTGGACCAGTCGGCGCTCGACCTTACGATCTGGGCGTGGACGGTGCCGCGGTTGTCCAGGTTCTTGGTGCTCAAGGGCGTCAGCGGATGCTGGACGTAGTCTCCAACCGGATGCTTGGGGCGCTGCACGCCGACCaagtcctcgtcctcgccctcgcggccctcgagtATGATCCAGTCGAATCGGTCATCGCGTTTGTACTTGTCTCGCTTGATGAAGTTCCAGCGGAGAACAAAGTGCTCAGCGATGTCGTACACGCACGGCCCGATCAAGCCCATGGCCACGTCGTGCCAGGGCATACGGCCGTACTCCGCCTTGCTCAGCTCGTTCTGCTGCCAATCCTGCACCTTCTTGAAGTCCATGATGCGGTTGTTGTTGAAGTCCTGGCCGGGCCAAATCTCCTCAGACACGCCTTCAGGGTGTACGTCGGACAGGGGGTGCTGTCGGGCGTCCCAACGGCCGAAACAGAGGTCCAGACCGCCAATGAAGGCCATGGCGTagtcgatgacgatgaacTTTTCATGGTGTGCCCAGTACATGGTCATGTCGGCGGCATTCTCAAAAACGTTGTGGTCAGGGTGCCGCATGATGCGAATGTTGCCATGGCCGGGCGTGCCTTCGGGGCAAAGAGACTGGAGGGCGTGCTTGGTGTGGATGGAGTTGCATGtcagggcggcctcgacctccttgTAGACCATGACGAAAATCTTGACACCGGCTTCAGCTTTACGCTTGAGGATGTGGTCCAGACGGTACTCTTGGTTGTGGtagggcgggcggcgcatAAATAGCTCGGGGGAGAGCCACCAGTCGGCGATGTAGATGGActccttggcctgctcgagcgcAACCGACACGGCCCAGAAGTAGTCGCAGCCATCGACATACCATTTGATCAGGTTGCCGTCGCGCTCAGGAAAGAAGGACTCGAACCGGTGCGACTGGCAAATCTTGGTCCGCTTCTCGTCGCAACGCTGCTCGTGCTCCTCGTCATGGCGATGGTCCTTGTTGAACTGCGGGGGCGGAAAGAGTTAGGATGCGAGAGGTTTAGGTCACTTGTCGAGCCCCCGCgaccgggggaggggggggtgtCACTCACAAGGTTGCCCAATTTGCCAATCTGATGTCTGCGAGACGGGGCGCGAGGTTAGCTACCACGACACGAGATCCGGTCATGGGGGGTTGGGGAAGGGGGTTAAGCCGACTTCTTGTGAATGAGCTGGACCTTGGCGTCGTGGAGCTTGGATTCGGAGAACTTGTCCTTGAGGTCGTCCATGAAGCTCGAGAAGCccgaggagccgccgccttcctTGGACTCTGACATGGCGGGCAATTGCAGTCCGCTCGAGGAGCTACGCTGGGACAATGTGTATTCGGTGGAGACGGTTGGAGCTGTCTGGCAGTGTTGGAGAGGCCAGAGATGGGGTCGCGACCTTGCAGCGTTCGGAGGAGGGTCGAGGAAGTGGAAGAAGCAAAAAGAGAGGCGGGGTCAGGAAAGGGGGCGGAGGTGCGGAAGGGATCGTGAAGGGACGATGTCATCGAGAAGCAGAATAAACTCGTATGTAGGCCAATGCAGCTCCCTGTCAGTCAACCTTGGCACAAGACCCTCGTCCACCTGCCAAGATGGTTTGGCGCGagtgttggtggtggtggtggtggtggtggggttTGCCCGTTCGCTTTCAGCATGGATGAGCCCGTCGTaccagcccagccatccATTATTCGCAGCCTGTCGGAATCCGGGCGTAGCGCACCCCGCCACGGGGGTTTGCGATTCACTATTTTCAGCTGCCCACCACTGAGGCGCCCACCTACGTAATGGCGTGCAGTCGGTCGGTTATCGCACCGGACGCCGACATCTTGCGACAGGCTGCAGTCCGCGGTGCAACGAAACGTACTACGTTCGTACGGATGCACGGACGGATGTCCTtgcaacagccgccgcccgaatTCCGGCTGGTCATTATGCActggcgctggtggcctCTCTGCCCCGCGATGCTGCCCGGTGTCGCTGTTCCAAGACGTGAGATGCGCACAACGAGGGGTTGCACTGACGTCATTTCCCTCCCGAGCTTGGAGGCGACCTGCGTCACCACCAAACTGCTGAAGCAACACACAACGAACGACTGATGGTCGCGGCAGCATCCATTGCGACTTGACCAGAGAAGGTAACAAAGCCCTGACAGAAATTACATGATGCCGCGCCACCGGCGTGCCGTAGTGAAGCCACGGCGCCTGCGAATAATACATTTTCTTCGAGGAGCGGGGTTGCTAACTTTGGGGTGTCTGGCTGTGCAGCTGAGACGAGCTGATTGAGTTCAAGCCCAAGTCAACACACGCCGCTGACCACTGGCCTCGCGCAAGATCTGAAAAGGTTCCCTGCCTCTGTCCCATACCGCAAGGTCATGTAGAGCTCTGGATGAGAATACAAGAAGCCTTGCGGGATACctgtggtgtgtgtgtgcaagGCGGACCACGTGTTGAGGATGGATAATAAAGCTTCAAAAGACAGACATGGCGATTGCTTGGGAATGCGTGCAATTACCCCTGGTACTTTACGTACGCAATTGATCGCGCGACAGCTGTGATGGCGAAGGCGCTTCGTGCTTCCATTACCGCCTACCGCTGTACGTGCGCCTGCTGTGTACTCGGTCGGCATGGCCCAGGAGCTGTTGATTTCAAGCAATCGAGGTGGTATAGACATGAACATCCATTTCGTAACCCGTAACTGGACTTCTTTCACTCAAGCGGTCCCGTGTTGAGGAATCGGGCCGTGCCTCTGAGGAAGTCGACGGGAGgaagcccagcccaggcccaCCCTGGCCGCCTTTTGCTATTACCTACTGCCACCGGCTCCCTCCGCcccaggcgggcgggctgtgcTGCTTCGTTCAGGCCCAGACGCTGCAGTGGCTGATGAGGCGTGGACGTCCAGCTCCCAAGACGCCcccgcgagcgcctcccCTGGACCCCGCTCGCACCCATTGGGCCCCTCCACTCGTCCTCCAATGGCCGTCGCGAGTCCGGCAAGCTGGTGAGGGGCATCATCCAGTCCCAGGAGCCTGTCGAGTCCCCGTCCCTGAAACCCCACCGGTGCTTTCCATGCCAGCTTTCCTGACCGCCACGAGGGTTAGTTAGTTAGGTGCACCGCCGAGAGGACAACctcacctccctccccccctttcccgaATCATCAGCTTTGGTCAATCCCCCTCTGCCTCCCTTTCCTTGTCGCCCCTAGTGCGAGCTCGCCCTGTGCTCGCCTGTCGCTCCACAAGCACCTTCATCTAGACAAAGCAACGTCGCCCGCAGCCATGTCCGCTCCCGTTAtcccccccggcggcaccaTCGTCCAGACCTTCCGCCAGTCCTTTGTCGACGTCCCCGTCGACAAGGAAAAGGACAATGCCATTGCCACGACCCAGTTcctcgacgctgccgagTCTCTGACGACCATCTTCGGTGGGTGATGCCGCTCGCCGATACCACCGCTCCTGCCATGCGTCACCCGAATCAGAGCCATGCTGATactgcctcgccgccgtcccagATGCTCTTGGCTCCGTCGCCTTCTCCCCCGTCAAGTCGGACATGCTGGGTAACGTCAAGGCTCGTAGCACCCATCGAGGACCTTTTCCTTATCTGCACCAACGAAAAATAGAGAGCCCCTCGCTGACCAGCCTCGAATCCTGCAGAAGCTCCGTGACCgtcagctcgccgcccccgccgagTCAGAGAACATCCAGGACCTCTGCCGCAACGAGCTCAAGACCAAGAAGCACACCGCCACTGAGGGCCTTTTGTGGCTCGTCCGGTCCGTTTGAGATGAACCCTCGACCGTTGTTATAGTCGTCGCTTCTTCTAACTTTCGTTATAGCGGCCTCGAGTTCACCTGCATCGCCCTCAGCCAGAACCTCGccaagcaggccgaggagctcgccgactcGTTCCGTGGCGCCTACGGCCAGACCCTCAAGCCCCACCACAGCTTCCTTGTCAAGCCCATcttcagcgccgccatgagcgcTTGCCCCTACCGCAAGGACTTCTACGCCAAGCTCGGCTCCGACCCGGCCAAGGTCCAGGAGGACCTTCGCGTttacctcgccgccctcgagaaGATTGTCGGCATCCTCAAGGGCTTCCTTGActccaaggaggccaagTGGTAGTTTACTTGAAATCTATGAATGGCGGTACTCTCCAGCGAGCTTATCTGCGGGGCTACATACGAGTGAGCAATCAGGAGAAAAAAGGCGTACCAATTGATCGCATATTATGGAGGCATCATCCTCGAAGGCCTAGATATTTCAGCGCCAACAAATACAACGCAAGATTCACTGCATCTTTGGCACTACTTCCGTCAATGCCTTGGCATTGTGGGTAGCTTGCGTGGTACTGCACAGGGCTTGCCTGCAAACCTGGTGCTCACCCATCACCACACGGGGGAGCTCAGATGGCGGCTTTTCATTGACGCTTCAGCCTCCCTTCAACACAGCCGCCGGGTACCCCTGGCACTCGCCAAACCTTGACCAGCTCTAGACCAGCGGCCTCTAGCATCTGGGAAAAGCCGCGCTCCGTCCGCTCCTTGCCGCCCATGGTCATGACGGCTtggtcgagcacggcggcgggaaagTCGGCCTCGCCAACCCGTGATGGGAGCACCATTTCGCAGATGAGAACCCGCGAATCTGGATCCATGGCTCCCGCTAGCCGGGAGAGTATCTTGATGCCGACTTCATCCGCGTAGTCGTGGAGGATCATGCGCATAAAGTATGCCTTTGCGCCTGCAGCCATCTTCCGTCAGCTTGATACCCCGATGCAGTCCTTGGCTCATCTTCTCCTCTCACCTTTGACGGGCTGCTCGGTCATAAAGTCATGCTCCTGACGCTGCACCTCGCTGGGGAGAACGTTGTCTGTTCGTGAAAGTGCAATCACCTCGGGCCTGTCCTGCAGGACGCAAGCGGCGGGGTCAAGGGCGTCTTCGTGAAAGTCAAGTATCTTCTTCAGCACCGTGCCGCGACCGCCCCCCACGTCAACGAGCTGTATTCGCCGGTTTGAAACCTCGCATGGGCTGTTTCGCAACGAAGCAAAGTCAAAGTGGCCGACGACAGGTATGGCAAGGTCAAGTCCGGCCATGCCCATCTGGAAAGCTCGGAGGCGCTCTTGATCTTGGCTCATGATGGCCCATACGGGTGTACCTTCTCGTTTGTGATAGAAGGTGTATGGGTTGAAGAGGGGGTCGTCTGGTTCTTTGGCGTTGTTCAGCTGACCCCTTTCCGCGAGATAGTCGTCAAAACTGTGCATCGGCTTGAGCCACTCGTCATACCTAGACGCATCCGTTAGCAATCCCCAAGCGTGGCAGCTTTGGACAGTGCATGAGACTCTacatggccaagaagagaTGGCCCGGCCCCGGCTCATCCAAGAGGTACGCTTGTGAGAACTTTGTATGCAGAtagtcgccgccatcgggcTGCGTTTGCTCAAGAAACCCAGCGGCGACTGAATCGCGGATTATGGATTAGCATATCGGGCAACGCCTTATTTTTTTCAGCATGTGAGGTGTCACGAGACGCTGTCTGAGAAGCCACCCCGCGGAGGATTGCGCCGCCCGATGCACGTACCGAGGACTCGGTTCATCCGCTCTGGCGGTTCTCGCGTGTCAGCGCAACCAGCCGGCAAATCGCGTGTAGGCACAGCTCGCCCATATGTAGCATAACTATCACGCACCTAAAAGGGACTCTTGGACCCCAGTTGCCTGGGACAAGCCTTGGAGAGAAATCGCCCCTTGACGCGGAATGGCGTCAAACACTTTAAGCTTGATGAAGGTGCGGATAGCGACGAGTTCGGCCATCTGTAAAATATCGCCGGACCGTACACGGCAGGGCGAGCCCTTTGTCAGCCACTAGCAGTCAATTCTGTGTTACATAGGGGGCCGCTTTCGGTCGAAATCGTAGTGATTTCGACACCGGGGACCGCATCAGATGTCCCTCCACGGAGGTGACGGCATACATTGAGGCCATGATAGTTTGGCATCATATCTGGCGACACGAGGCCACAAATCAGCCTCCTTGCCCGGGCAATTATCTCGACCCGCGACGCGTAGCCAGCCAGGTCGGGTGCCTCTGAGTATAAGTTGGCGGCATCAGCCAAGCCGGTGATAGCCTGGTCGACTTGACTCTTGCTGGGCAGCGCAGAATCCATAATCACAGTTACTCAACGTTTGAAAGTTTGCGGCAATTCAGGCGTCTGACTTCGAGTTCGAAACCTATAGACAGATGGGGCGCAGAAGTTGTTTGTACGTTGACTGTAGGAGACAACTGAGGGAAGAGAGTTGAATTCGCTCCTACTTCATAGCCGGAGCAACTCAATAATGAATGGACCCGAACAGTGGctcccagccgcccgcccccctgcCAGAGACGTCATGTCGATGTCTTTTCAAAAGTCTCTGTGCACTGTCTGTTTCCAAGGCTTGTTTGTGGTCTAACGATTTCGACTGTTAACCGAGCTGAGAGACGCGTCTTGGACTTGGAAGCGGGGGTGCGGTTTGGCGCCCGACGAGCATGATGTGTCAGGGACTTTCTAAGCTTGGTG is part of the Purpureocillium takamizusanense chromosome 7, complete sequence genome and encodes:
- a CDS encoding Phospholipase D (EggNog:ENOG503NX5P~COG:I), with product MSESKEGGGSSGFSSFMDDLKDKFSESKLHDAKVQLIHKKHQIGKLGNLFNKDHRHDEEHEQRCDEKRTKICQSHRFESFFPERDGNLIKWYVDGCDYFWAVSVALEQAKESIYIADWWLSPELFMRRPPYHNQEYRLDHILKRKAEAGVKIFVMVYKEVEAALTCNSIHTKHALQSLCPEGTPGHGNIRIMRHPDHNVFENAADMTMYWAHHEKFIVIDYAMAFIGGLDLCFGRWDARQHPLSDVHPEGVSEEIWPGQDFNNNRIMDFKKVQDWQQNELSKAEYGRMPWHDVAMGLIGPCVYDIAEHFVLRWNFIKRDKYKRDDRFDWIILEGREGEDEDLVGVQRPKHPVGDYVQHPLTPLSTKNLDNRGTVHAQIVRSSADWSSGILTDHSIQNAYCEVIRNAKHYVYIENQFFITATGDQQSPIHNTIGKAIVDAVVKAGKEKRKFRVIVIIPAIPGFAGDLRENAASGTRAIMDYQYKSICRGEHSIFEQVRAQGVDPDEHIFFFNLRSYDRLNKTHAICEAEKKTGVSYQQVQRAEAEEIMSEGVYGYEDDSSDDGGHGSNKHEHRGLDGSKLHLGKKKDKTEKKSVSEIEADKDAQQARERFEAAKPEEKVISAASVAHHAMAGQGSLKDEPWDAHDDEESEIRNWIQEELYVHAKLLIADDRVVICGSSNLNDRSQLGNHDSELSIVMEDTKLIPSTMDGQPFEAGYHAATLRRFLWREHMGLLPPQDLNPEKDINALPPNVNPENNIHDQDESYKFVEDPMGDELWSTWTGQADKNTTLFRHLFHADPDDHIKTFDDYDRYLPPRGVKSGHIYDQFMPAEDAREKLSQIQGHLVWMPKAFLRDAEMAERGLQVNSWTESVYT
- a CDS encoding Phospholipase D (EggNog:ENOG503NX5P~COG:I); this encodes MRRPPYHNQEYRLDHILKRKAEAGVKIFVMVYKEVEAALTCNSIHTKHALQSLCPEGTPGHGNIRIMRHPDHNVFENAADMTMYWAHHEKFIVIDYAMAFIGGLDLCFGRWDARQHPLSDVHPEGVSEEIWPGQDFNNNRIMDFKKVQDWQQNELSKAEYGRMPWHDVAMGLIGPCVYDIAEHFVLRWNFIKRDKYKRDDRFDWIILEGREGEDEDLVGVQRPKHPVGDYVQHPLTPLSTKNLDNRGTVHAQIVRSSADWSSGILTDHSIQNAYCEVIRNAKHYVYIENQFFITATGDQQSPIHNTIGKAIVDAVVKAGKEKRKFRVIVIIPAIPGFAGDLRENAASGTRAIMDYQYKSICRGEHSIFEQVRAQGVDPDEHIFFFNLRSYDRLNKTHAICEAEKKTGVSYQQVQRAEAEEIMSEGVYGYEDDSSDDGGHGSNKHEHRGLDGSKLHLGKKKDKTEKKSVSEIEADKDAQQARERFEAAKPEEKVISAASVAHHAMAGQGSLKDEPWDAHDDEESEIRNWIQEELYVHAKLLIADDRVVICGSSNLNDRSQLGNHDSELSIVMEDTKLIPSTMDGQPFEAGYHAATLRRFLWREHMGLLPPQDLNPEKDINALPPNVNPENNIHDQDESYKFVEDPMGDELWSTWTGQADKNTTLFRHLFHADPDDHIKTFDDYDRYLPPRGVKSGHIYDQFMPAEDAREKLSQIQGHLVWMPKAFLRDAEMAERGLQVNSWTESVYT
- a CDS encoding uncharacterized protein (EggNog:ENOG503NWPX~COG:G), whose translation is MSAPVIPPGGTIVQTFRQSFVDVPVDKEKDNAIATTQFLDAAESLTTIFDALGSVAFSPVKSDMLGNVKKLRDRQLAAPAESENIQDLCRNELKTKKHTATEGLLWLVRGLEFTCIALSQNLAKQAEELADSFRGAYGQTLKPHHSFLVKPIFSAAMSACPYRKDFYAKLGSDPAKVQEDLRVYLAALEKIVGILKGFLDSKEAKW
- a CDS encoding uncharacterized protein (COG:S~EggNog:ENOG503PB2Y), which produces MDSALPSKSQVDQAITGLADAANLYSEAPDLAGYASRVEIIARARRLICGLVSPDMMPNYHGLNMAELVAIRTFIKLKVFDAIPRQGAISLQGLSQATGVQESLLERMNRVLVAAGFLEQTQPDGGDYLHTKFSQAYLLDEPGPGHLFLAMYDEWLKPMHSFDDYLAERGQLNNAKEPDDPLFNPYTFYHKREGTPVWAIMSQDQERLRAFQMGMAGLDLAIPVVGHFDFASLRNSPCEVSNRRIQLVDVGGGRGTVLKKILDFHEDALDPAACVLQDRPEVIALSRTDNVLPSEVQRQEHDFMTEQPVKGAKAYFMRMILHDYADEVGIKILSRLAGAMDPDSRVLICEMVLPSRVGEADFPAAVLDQAVMTMGGKERTERGFSQMLEAAGLELVKVWRVPGVPGGCVEGRLKRQ